A single region of the Maniola jurtina chromosome 21, ilManJurt1.1, whole genome shotgun sequence genome encodes:
- the LOC123876147 gene encoding uncharacterized protein LOC123876147: MEESIFVGEHSDGSRKRPRNKNLRARRKEARYRDSDPALLAFNPPCTHTTKRYSCCLISMNYLIYAKQKMYDAHTKIEQDRRLSYMLRVSGTKRSRPVAKPKTKSRNAKKFSVKYYIPVKQGKMMPVCAKFFQKLFNVSQTRINSIAKGVFSGEGVHERRGGNHKAHLYAQKKQAVIEFISKLEGSISHYNRLKSKRIYLPSTLSINKLYKIYNSQANENLKVKKTFFATIFCTKFNIGFGTPAVDVCSYCKRMASAMRAETDTQKKNSLMHNLGAHKLRAKTFHKLLKADYSDSVRLCFDLQQIHPLPKLNISEAYYARQINFYTFCIVDLNMQDSHFFTWTETEAGKGSVEISSAILSYLQTYNFAESKTKLRLFCDGCGGQNKNMHVVHSLCWWLFTKAPVHIEEVVLFYPVRGHSYMPPDRVFGVVEKELKKREEIITRKEYTQVYSEKGKVHELGKEWNTLDIKSLSEFMKKMDGIRDAKRIYIKKTMVRNKATRQLKPRIDVKMENFYNADTGKDYGPIMKRGFKIENIPEPAIINNNNLLNQAKKNDVNMLLKKRFGEEWQDNGELEYYKKIINSDGDGVTDSNQEQQEMCDCLEEEDEISKF, translated from the exons ATGGAAGAATCAATATTTGTTGGAGAACATTCGGATGGTTCACGAAAACGGCCACGTAATAAAAACCTAAGAGCTCGGCGTAAAGAAGCAAG ATACCGTGATAGTGATCCGGCTTTGTTAGCCTTTAATCCACCATGTACACATACGACAAAACGGTATTCTTGCTGTTTGATTTCTATGAATTACCTGATTTATGCGAAACAAAAAATGTATGACGCCCATACGAAAATTGAGCAGGATAGGCGATTGTCATACATGTTAAGGGTTTCAGGCACTAAACGATCTAGGCCAGTAGCAAAGCCTAAAACTAAGTCCAGAAATGCTAAGAAATTCTCCGTTAAGTATTACATTCCTGTCAAACAAGGGAAAATGATGCCTGTTTGTGCAAAGTTTTTTCAAAAGTTGTTTAATGTTTCTCAAACCAGAATCAACTCAATTGCAAAGGGTGTTTTTAGTGGTGAAGGAGTTCATGAACGGAGAGGTGGAAATCACAAGGCACATCTGTATGCCCAGAAAAAACAGGCCGTTATTGAATTCATTTCTAAACTTGAGGGTAGTATAAGTCACTATAATCGCCTTAAAAGCAAGCGCATATATTTGCCATCCACGTTGTCAATAAATAAGCTTTACAAAATTTACAACAGTCAAGCCAATGAAAatcttaaagttaaaaaaactttctttgccacaatattttgtacaaaatttaatATTGGCTTCGGAACTCCTGCTGTTGATGTTTGTAGTTATTGTAAAAGGATGGCGTCTGCCATGAGAGCAGAAACTGATACACAAAAGAAAAACAGTTTGATGCACAATTTGGGAGCTCATAAGTTACGTGCCAAGACATTTCATAAGTTACTAAAAGCAGACTATTCTGATAGTGTCAGACTTTGTTTCGATCTTCAACAAATTCATCCTCTTCCTAAACTGAATATTAGTGAAGCTTACTATGCTcggcaaataaacttttatactttttgTATTGTTGACCTGAATATGCAGGATTCACATTTTTTTACGTGGACAGAAACGGAGGCCGGAAAAGGCTCAGTGGAAATATCCTCTGCTATACTATCATATCTACAAACATACAATTTTGCCGAATCCAAGACCAAATTGAGACTGTTCTGTGACGGTTGCGGAGGGCAGAACAAAAACATGCATGTCGTTCATAGTTTATGTTGGTGGCTTTTTACTAAAGCTCCTGTACATATTGAGGAAGTTGTTTTGTTCTACCCTGTAAGAGGGCATTCTTATATGCCTCCAGATCGTGTCTTTGGAGTGGTAGAAAAAGAATTGAAGAAGAGAGAAGAAATCATCACACGAAAAGAATATACACAAGTTTACTCTGAAAAAGGAAAAGTCCATGAATTGGGAAAGGAATGGAATACGCTGGATATAAAAAGTCTATCAGAATTCATGAAAAAGATGGATGGAATCAGAGATGCTAAAaggatttatataaaaaagacaATGGTAAGAAACAAAGCAACAAGGCAACTTAAACCAAGAATAGATGTCAAAATGGAAAATTTCTACAATGCTGATACTGGAAAAGACTATGGTCCAATTATGAAAAGgggttttaaaattgaaaatataccAGAGCCTGCAATcatcaacaataataatttactaaatcaggCAAAGAAAAATGATGTAAACATGTTACTGAAGAAACGTTTTGGAGAGGAATGGCAAGATAATGGGGAGTtagaatattacaaaaaaattataaacagtgATGGTGATGGTGTTACCGATTCAAATCAAGAACAGCAGGAAATGTGTGACTGTTTGGAAGAGGAGGatgaaataagtaaattttaG